The genomic stretch tataataatttaaatatataaatgatttttAAGTATGgctaaaaaatttaatagtataataattgatcGTAGAATGAAATGTATCCAATAAGTGTTTGAAACGAAATAATatgaagaaatatataaatctttatacaaaacaaaatatattgttaCCTAGAGGTGtaccaaatatttttttctttttttaacagtgttaataatataaaaaaaatatatgtaattgtattttttttttatttttcttttttagtggttttttttatttatttttattttttttagtagcATATATGCTTGTTTATGATTTTAAATGGCTACACTTTCATAGATAACTTAATCCCTTAAAAGGGATTAAGCTAGTAAATTGTTAGTAGAAATTTGATTTACTGCTTCCTTGGcctttttccaattttctAAACAGGATCTTATCCAAGTTAACACGCTTCTTACTATTTCTTTAATCATAATATTCCATTTCATTTCTATATACTCTAGATTATTCTTCAAACTTGTATAAGAGGATTTGTTTATGTCATCAAGATCCTTTGAGACTAATTCATAacattgatttaatttcgTAATTTCCTTTTCCAGACAACCAATTTCAAATTGCCTTTCAGCTTCTGTTAACAGATGAGGTGGAATTGTACCTCTTTTAGTTTgtctattttttcttctactattcattaaaatattatttgttaatatatttctattagATTTTGATGAATGATTTTGcctattatttatatttgtatctGGTGGgatattaatttgttttgttgTTAAACTATCATTTGTGGAACCTGGAATTGAAATAACTTCATCAGTTTcatcaaaagaaataatttcttctgGGCTTGAAGGAGTTAATTCTGAAGTTGTGTTTGTagttaataatgaattctTATCATTAGTATCGTTAATATTAACAtctgaattattttgtattgaatttgattttgtaaGAGTGGAATTTTGTAAAGAACGTGAAGGTGAATTAGAATCAGAAtcagaattttttttggatctTCTTAATTGACTATTGACTTCTTTTAAACACTTAATTCTATTTTCCTTTGTATTAATTGtttgttttataatttgaaattgtaattttttcaattttctaaaGTTTAAAACATCTTGTGCAGATTCCAATAAATGAATGAATTCTTCCAAAGGTTCTTCCATAATGGCTTGAATATTAccatttaaaatttctataGTTAAATATTCTACATCAAACGCATtaccaattttttcaataccatttgataataattttatggaatttttatttgaaggAGTCgcaataatattattttctaaactaaagatattataatttgCCCCCAAATCTGATAAGGTTGAATACATTGAATGAACATGATTTTTATGATGTTTTATAATCTTTAACATTCCACGAAGTCTAACTTTATGCTTAGTACATAGAACTTCAATATGGgcgaaatttttttcaatgttTATTGTTTCATCAGTTGTAttcatttttgaatattgaaCGTTTTTAGATTGTAATTCAGCGGAGTCTAATCTTGAGATTGAATTTGGAGCAGGTAATAAAAGATGTAATGGACTTGGCTTTGTTGGTGTTAATGGAGGtgcaattaaattattggtAGGTAAAATACTCATTGGTGGAGTTGTTacaatatctttaattgaatattctGGATTTAAGAACTTTTTAAATAcaatattatctttaatttcagGAATCATATTacaatgatttaaaaacgATTGTAACAAACGTTTACgcttttcaataatttttttatcattttctgcACTTATTGGatgtaataaatattttattaaaggaTGTTTTGAGGGGATTGGAGGAATCACTACTGTAGGGAATAATCTTAAGAGACCTTGCCGTAGCGTATCGAATTCTGAGTATCTTCTAACCACTTCCATCCCATCATCACAACGAATATTATAACCAATAGCATGTTTACCCCAAGGATCTCTATAATCACCAGCATCTaagatttgaatatttctatttatattttcaaataatttatgaTCTCTCTTTGGAGATGTCATTGACATTGATAAAGATACATAAGGCTCATAATGCTGTGGTACAGCAGATTCCTTTATTGATTCATCAGTATCAGCAGTTAAACTACCACCTGTACTTGAATCATTTTCTGAGGGAGAAGTAAATCCACTCAAAAGATTATGTGTACTTCCCTTATCTATAATATCATTGTCATCTAGGAAGGCAactttatttgtattattatttgtagaatcatgatttaattcataATCAGTACTCTTTGAATATTTCTCATGATGagatttcttctttttattgttattatttttattagtagtagtatCTTGGATAGTGCCAGCACTATCTAagaaatcatcatcaccatGACGTAATGAGCCTCCGTCGATACCTAGAGCGAAGAAATGATCTGTTCCAATGAAAGGGTTgttatcttcatcatcagtATCCATTATTAGGAGGGGGGGACTAAGAGAGGGGTCAAAGCAGGATACGAGGGAGGGAAGGGAACAAAGGGAGCAGGCGGAtgataacaaaaaaaatataacaaattttctttgtaaAATCCtgatgaatttatttttttatttttattaaactgggtgataattttataaaagaaatgtTTCTTATCTACTCAAATATCAGATATGttgtatttatttgttgtaTAATTGTAAAAAGGGGATAAAATACgattattaa from Henningerozyma blattae CBS 6284 chromosome 4, complete genome encodes the following:
- the SNX41 gene encoding Snx41p (similar to Saccharomyces cerevisiae SNX41 (YDR425W); ancestral locus Anc_5.533), coding for MDTDDEDNNPFIGTDHFFALGIDGGSLRHGDDDFLDSAGTIQDTTTNKNNNNKKKKSHHEKYSKSTDYELNHDSTNNNTNKVAFLDDNDIIDKGSTHNLLSGFTSPSENDSSTGGSLTADTDESIKESAVPQHYEPYVSLSMSMTSPKRDHKLFENINRNIQILDAGDYRDPWGKHAIGYNIRCDDGMEVVRRYSEFDTLRQGLLRLFPTVVIPPIPSKHPLIKYLLHPISAENDKKIIEKRKRLLQSFLNHCNMIPEIKDNIVFKKFLNPEYSIKDIVTTPPMSILPTNNLIAPPLTPTKPSPLHLLLPAPNSISRLDSAELQSKNVQYSKMNTTDETINIEKNFAHIEVLCTKHKVRLRGMLKIIKHHKNHVHSMYSTLSDLGANYNIFSLENNIIATPSNKNSIKLLSNGIEKIGNAFDVEYLTIEILNGNIQAIMEEPLEEFIHLLESAQDVLNFRKLKKLQFQIIKQTINTKENRIKCLKEVNSQLRRSKKNSDSDSNSPSRSLQNSTLTKSNSIQNNSDVNINDTNDKNSLLTTNTTSELTPSSPEEIISFDETDEVISIPGSTNDSLTTKQINIPPDTNINNRQNHSSKSNRNILTNNILMNSRRKNRQTKRGTIPPHLLTEAERQFEIGCLEKEITKLNQCYELVSKDLDDINKSSYTSLKNNLEYIEMKWNIMIKEIVRSVLTWIRSCLENWKKAKEAVNQISTNNLLA